A window of Lytechinus variegatus isolate NC3 chromosome 15, Lvar_3.0, whole genome shotgun sequence contains these coding sequences:
- the LOC121429139 gene encoding trichohyalin-like isoform X1 — protein MPNKKPAILIRPRLQAKSKTKSKKKEKRLGGPARGNDVDMPLPGPRGPGPGMPGLFHPSEMQPGMMHRDGPRFPVHDMGGPGPGPRMQGPGMPMGNNMMGNQPPWARPNHGPMNQPMLNQPMGMEQHREYDAPPMQYGQAHQQQRMPHPQQMPFQQQNQGVRPAFQQQGPMPFPGPQQQGPMPQQQFPPSSSQSVNVTPGWKVGLYASENSKMQHSPDAPPHGDDDDDGKKRKAASKARRRERRKQEREKREAENNAESALWDVVTSIVSFPGEGEEEDRESRDQTARDQDPRVRGSGERDLMERELRERELRDRELRERALRERELVERQIWERNVREREMQEQELRERDSREQEQESREKKLREIDQRTQDPRQRNLRERASSEGPLRREEHRPGDGRDDRFRSSGSDRRRDDDDRRRDDGRRDDRDRKKDDTRGREEDRRRDEDRRRDEDRRRDEDRRRDEDRKRDEDRRKREDRRRDEDRRRNEDRRRGEDRRKDEDRRRDDNRRRDDSRSRGQKETSPSSRDRQPGSRSQDRHIDDRDSRDRYKDGQKSRSSSRGNVKDSDTSKNPDRGSSQQGPSKDRDASKARKPFIASQQWTGNQFQETWNQAVLQSQEEWAEKAKKEEPTSLANIAKTQEHVKKAFSKDDLVQQPMDIDSDGDGPVSQMIMEEMAKETAHAAVNKIRGILRTAGKENQKEGNQKGDKKNLNFQWTDKSKTKGDFRCIICSLNFTTQALFIKHCLTPEHLEKLKVRREKEEALLEYYNRPKSASKDKASADLKQKEDASISSSRGAKGSTNLDSQGKASTSYRKSGTVGELLERQQRGSNQQPSSREREIDDSVKESSGGPATLSNEELSMIEAMASQESEQADLMASHESSSVPWTDNTQSAKEVIKVDDSSGSLANEGDTHSPLKEEDILSQHERIPGVTDNEMIGLNYIIPVTGFFCKVCSKFFNTKKLAFEVHCRSNKHHTKTLIRNRHENLLMQQLEAKAKKLSDKKTPEESRPEVSGSPQTVTPSSSSQVTVGRTQIVVPQRPKDQHLTEVLMKEELIKKITTFQEEAQKNGMTPARQREIEKLRNQLRSHQVREEKDRQDREIKLQQRLLEEQQKSEEKAREMRVLEMKMREEQRKIEKLKAQEMQLEQLAEREREREALMQQKLLQERLLQEQLQVELQHEQQLRAELLLQDKLRAEDMLFRERFAAQQKLHEELILAAKQQQAQKVIEVHVQQERMLREKLAREAQLGNMRGQGQMSQGQMVQKQIAQEQMVQLQRAQEQMIQEQRVQEQRVQMQRAQIAQEQRMQEQRAQEQRAQMHRAQEQMAQEQREQEQRAQMQREQEQRAQMQREQEQRAQMQRAQELMAQEQREQEQRAQMQREQEQRAQMQRAQEQMAQEQREQEQRAQMQRQEQQREQEQRAIEELRAQERRVREEAEKKEKERKIALLRKIEEQERIRAEHERKDREERERRLAMDKMREQAEQRVAQELREIELKEQRDREAREQREREAREQREREAREQREIEARERRERQAQELRQREARELRERQAREREQRERQARELREREARERQARELREKEARERQARELREKEAREKQARVLREKEAREQREREDRERREKEKKAGQEKRDREMRETRKAYNLPQESHPSRSTRSSSRRGRSQDSGKQSQSRESRSKDPTSSSRERSRSKEPKSTPAKPSSKQTPVATRSSSRLSSQQKSSNKSDVIVIKDSPDIEPRKTVVGEDLEGDMGDDFEGVMGEEDFFDLGTLGEGFDVVDEYIG, from the exons ggCATGATGCACCGAGATGGTCCTAGGTTTCCTGTGCATGATATGGGCGGTCCTGGTCCCGGTCCAAGAATGCAAGGTCCAGGCATGCCCATGGGTAATAACATGATGGGCAACCAACCCCCCTGGGCGCGACCTAACCACGGTCCTATGAATCAACCAATGCTTAACCAGCCTATGGGCATGGAGCAGCATCGGGAGTATGATGCACCTCCTATGCAATACGGCCAGGCACACCAACAACAGAGAATGCCACATCCGCAGCAGATGCCATTTCAACAGCAGAACCAGGGGGTTCGTCCAGCATTTCAGCAACAGGGTCCAATGCCGTTCCCAGGTCCTCAACAGCAGGGACCAATGCCACAGCAGCAGTTCCCTCCAAGCTCTTCACAAAGTG TCAACGTGACGCCGGGCTGGAAAGTGGGACTGTATGCCAGTGAAAACAGCAAGATG CAGCATAGTCCAGATGCTCCACcccatggagatgatgatgatgatggaaagaaaagaaaagcagCCAGCAAGGCCAGAAGAAGGGAGAGAAGGAAACAGGAGAGAGAAAAGCGGGAGGCCGAAAATAATGCAGAATCTGCTTTATGGGATGTTGTCACGTCCATCGTTAGCTTCCCCGGCGAGGGTGAGGAAGAAGATCGGGAATCCCGGGATCAGACTGCAAGAGATCAAGATCCAAGAGTTCGTGGATCCGGAGAACGAGACTTGATGGAACGGGAACTAAGAGAGCGAGAGTTACGAGATCGAGAACTCAGGGAGCGAGCCTTGAGAGAGCGCGAACTGGTGGAGCGACAAATATGGGAAAGAAATGTGAGAGAGCGCGAAATGCAAGAACAAGAATTGAGGGAAAGGGATTCAAGAGAGCAGGAACAGGAATCAAGAGAGAAGAAATTGCGAGAAATTGACCAGAGAACGCAAGATCCGAGGCAACGTAATCTGAGGGAAAGAGCCTCAAGCGAAGGGCCTCTTAGACGAGAGGAACATAGACCAGGAGATGGTCGGGATGATAGATTTAGAAGCAGTGGGAGTGATCGCAggagagatgatgatgatcgaaGAAGAGATGACGGACGGAGGGATGATCGTGACCGAAAGAAGGATGATACCCGAGGAAGAGAAGAGGATCGTAGGAGGGATGAAGATCGAAGAAGAGATGAGGATCGAAGGAGGGATGAAGATCGAAGAAGAGACGAAGATAGAAAGAGGGATGAGGATCGACGGAAGAGAGAAGATCGAAGAAGAGATGAGGATCGAAGGAGGAATGAAGATCGAAGAAGAGGTGAGGATCGAAGGAAGGATGAGGATCGCAGGAGGGATGACAATAGAAGGAGGGATGACAGCAGAAGCAGAGGACAAAAGGAGACTAGCCCAAGTTCAAGAGATCGTCAACCAGGCAGCAGAAGTCAGGACAGGCACATCGATGACCGGGACAGTCGAGACAGATATAAAGATGGTCAGAAGAGTCGCAGTTCCAGTCGAGGAAATGTGAAAGATTCAGATACCAGTAAAAACCCTGACAGAGGATCATCCCAGCAAGGCCCATCGAAGGATCGAGATGCCTCAAAGGCCAGGAAACCTTTCATCGCCAGCCAGCAGTGGACGGGCAACCAGTTTCAAGAGACCTGGAACCAAGCAGTCTTACAGTCTCAAGAAGAGTGGGCCGAGAAAGCCAAGAAGGAAGAACCGACGAGCCTAGCTAATATAGCGAAAACCCAGGAACACGTTAAGAAGGCATTTAGCAAGGATGACCTGGTGCAGCAACCCATGGACATAGACAGCGATGGTGACGGACCTGTCTCACAGATGATTATGGAGGAGATGGCCAAGGAAACGGCGCATGCAGCTGTGAATAAAATCCGGGGGATCTTGAGGACAGCCGGGAAAGAAAACCAGAAAGAAGGAAACCAGAAAGGAGACAAG aaGAACCTTAACTTTCAGTGGACTGACAAGTCTAAAACAAAGGGTGACTTTAGGTGCATTATTTGCTCTCTAAACTTCACAACTCAAGCG CTTTTCATAAAACACTGCTTGACCCCTGAGCATCTTGAGAAGCTCAAGGTTCGTCGAGAGAAAGAAGAAGCTCTTTTAGAGTATTACAACCGCCCTAAGAGTGCCAGCAAGGACAAGGCCAGTGCAGACCTGAAGCAAAAGGAAGATGCTAGCATCTCCAGCTCAAGAGGAGCGAAAGGCTCAACTAACTTAGACTCTCAAGGAAAAGCCAGTACATCCTACAGGAAGTCTGGTACGGTAGGTGAGCTGTTGGAGCGGCAACAGAGAGGGTCCAACCAGCAACCATCATCAAGGGAAAGGGAGATTGATGACTCTGTAAAGGAGTCTTCGGGAGGCCCTGCAACCTTGTCCAATGAAGAGCTGTCAATGATTGAGGCCATGGCCAGTCAGGAGAGTGAACAGGCTGATCTAATGGCCAGTCATGAATCTAGCTCCGTTCCTTGGACAGACAACACCCAATCTGCAAAGGAAGTAATAAAAGTTGATGACAG TTCTGGGTCCCTTGCCAATGAAGGTGACACCCATAGTCCATTGAAGGAAGAGGACATATTAAGTCAACATGAGCGTATTCCAGGGGTAACAGATAATGAGATGATCG GCCTAAACTACATCATTCCAGTGACAGGCTTCTTCTGCAAGGTCTGTTCCAAGTTCTTTAATACCAAGAAACTGGCCTTTGAGGTTCACTGTAGGAGCAACAAACATCATACCAAGACTTTG ATCCGTAATCGCCATGAAAATCTCCTCATGCAGCAATTGGAGGCCAAAGCCAAGAAACTCT CTGACAAAAAAACTCCAGAAGAGTCAAGACCAGAAGTTTCTGGTTCTCCCCAAACTGTTACACCAAGCAGCAGCAGTCAGGTGACCGTTGGCAGAACTCAGATAGTGGTCCCCCAACGCCCGAAAGACCAGCATTTAACCGAGGTCTTGATGAAAGAAGAACTGATAAAGAAGATCACAACATTCCAGGAAGAGGCACAGAAGAATGGGATGACACCAGCACGGCAGCGAGAGATTGAAAAGCTGAGGAACCAGCTTCGAAGCCACCAGGTTCGagaagagaaagacagacaggaCAGAGAGATAAAGCTCCAACAGAGACTGCTGGAAGAGCAGCAGAAGAGCGAGGAAAAGGCGAGGGAGATGCGGGTCTTGGAGATGAAAATGAGAGAGGAGCAACGGAAGATTGAGAAGCTGAAGGCTCAGGAGATGCAACTGGAGCAGCTTGCAGAGAGGGAACGTGAGAGAGAAGCACTGATGCAACAGAAGTTGCTTCAGGAGAGGCTTTTACAAGAGCAGTTACAGGTGGAGCTGCAGCATGAACAACAGCTGAGAGCAGAGCTTCTTTTGCAAGATAAATTGAGAGCAGAAGATATGTTGTTCAGGGAAAGGTTTGCTGCTCAGCAAAAGTTGCATGAAGAATTGATTCTTGCTGCCAAGCAACAGCAAGCGCAGAAGGTGATTGAAGTCCATGTACAGCAAGAAAGAATGCTGAGAGAGAAGCTAGCTCGCGAGGCGCAGCTTGGCAATATGAGAGGTCAGGGACAGATGTCACAAGGGCAGATGGTTCAGAAGCAAATAGCACAGGAGCAAATGGTTCAGCTACAGAGAGCACAAGAGCAAATGATCCAGGAGCAAAGGGTACAGGAGCAACGGGTTCAGATGCAGAGAGCACAAATTGCCCAGGAGCAAAGGATGCAAGAGCAAAGAGCTCAAGAGCAGAGGGCTCAGATGCATAGAGCACAGGAGCAGATGGCCCAGGAGCAGAGGGAACAGGAACAAAGAGCTCAGATGCAAAGGGAACAGGAGCAAAGAGCTCAGATGCAGAGGGAACAGGAGCAAAGAGCTCAGATGCAGAGGGCACAGGAGTTGATGGCCCAGGAGCAGAGGGAACAGGAGCAAAGAGCTCAGATGCAAAGGGAACAGGAGCAGAGAGCTCAGATGCAGAGAGCACAGGAGCAGATGGCCCAGGAACAGAGGGAACAGGAGCAAAGAGCTCAGATGCAGAGACAAGAGCAGCAGAGGGAACAGGAGCAGAGGGCCATTGAAGAGCTTCGTGCCCAGGAAAGGAGAGTCAGAGAAGAggcagaaaagaaagaaaaagaaaggaaaattgcTCTTTTGAGGAAAATAGAAGAACAAGAAAGAATTCGAGCTGAACATGAGAGGAAAGAtagggaggaaagggaaaggAGATTAGCCATGGATAAAATGAGAGAGCAAGCAGAACAAAGAGTTGCTCAAGAACTGAGGGAAATAGAACTTAAGGAACAAAGGGACAGAGAAGCTAGGGAACAGAGGGAAAGAGAAGCGAGGGAACAGAGGGAAAGAGAAGCGAGGGAACAGAGAGAAATAGAGGCTAGAGAACGAAGGGAAAGACAAGCTCAGGAATTGAGGCAAAGAGAAGCAAGGGAATTGAGGGAAAGACAAGCAAGGGAACGGGAACAGAGGGAACGACAAGCTCGGGAACTGAGGGAAAGAGAGGCCAGGGAAAGACAAGCTCGGGAATTAAGGGAAAAAGAAGCAAGGGAAAGACAAGCTCGGGAATTGAGGGAAAAAGAAGCCAGGGAAAAACAAGCTCGGGTATTGAGGGAAAAAGAAGCCAGGGAACAGAGGGAAAGGGAAGATAGGGAGCgaagggaaaaagagaagaaggcTGGACAGGAAAAGAGAGACCGTGAAATGAGGGAAACAAGAAAAGCATACAACCTACCTCAAGAGAGCCATCCATCTAGAAGCACCAGGAGTTCCTCTCGCAGAGGTCGATCCCAGGATTCAGGTAAACAGTCCCAGAGTAGGGAGTCACGGAGCAAAGACCCAACTTCCAGCTCGCGGGAGCGAAGCAGGAGCAAGGAGCCAAAGAGCACTCCTGCAAAACCCTCCTCCAAACAGACCCCTGTCGCAACTCGAAGCTCCTCAAGGCTGTCATCTCAACAAAAATCCTCCAATAAATCAGATGTGATTGTAATAAAAGATAGCCCCGACATAGAACCAAGAAAGACCGTCGTAGGTGAGGATCTTGAAGGAGATATGGGTGATGATTTTGAAGGCGTCATGGGAGAAGAAGATTTCTTTGATCTTGGTACTCTTGGCGAGGGatttgatgttgttgatgagtATATTGGATAa